In Quercus robur chromosome 10, dhQueRobu3.1, whole genome shotgun sequence, a genomic segment contains:
- the LOC126704364 gene encoding uncharacterized protein LOC126704364, with translation MERSLSREEKEKLVRSTKKVKNVSHAGFGEGHSSGSASPNRDGVPWNQNASFRDKLLGEIPGAFAQAFSFEDGMDDEVESDGEVETLWQGLLAVKIPRELKQRIRKPWTSAFIVKVYGRSVGLNFIQGRLLALWKPAGRLDCVDLGHGFFLTRLSLSEDYENVLRKGPWFVGDHFLSIRPWEPDFKPALASVSSIAVWIRLNELPIEYYNAEALQLIGKAIGNVLRIDTFTASETRGRFARLCVQVDVEKPLATAIMIGKLEQQICYEGIQKMCFECGRLGHSKEHCPHVVRQGPSYSEAGLKEAGETCFSSRFVHGPDEARRGEGTSGVMRDSEQSTEQEDVREGVYGPWIVVERRKNSTKPLRSGGIVPRQGNGLNTRTSDYVEKGAADRAAGIDGSNRESKRKMAS, from the coding sequence atggaacgcTCTCTCTCTCGTGAGGAGAAAGAGAAACTTGTACGTAGCACAAAAAAGGTCAAGAATGTGAGCCATGCTGGTTTCGGTGAAGGGCATAGCTCTGGCTCTGCTTCACCAAACCGCGACGGTGTACCGTGGAATCAAAATGCGTCATTCAGAGATAAACTTTTGGGAGAAATTCCTGGGGCTTTCGCACAAGCTTTTAGCTTTGAAGATGGTATGGATGATGAGGTTGAGTCGGATGGGGAGGTTGAAACACTCTGGCAAGGCCTGTTAGCTGTTAAAATTCCTAGGGAACTCAAACAAAGAATCCGCAAGCCGTGGACAAGCGCTTTTATCGTTAAAGTTTACGGTCGGAGTGTGGGGCTGAATTTCATTCAAGGCAGGTTACTGGCTCTATGGAAACCGGCAGGGAGGCTAGATTGTGTGGATTTGGGGCATGGTTTTTTCCTTACAAGGTTGTCCTTAAGTGAAGattatgaaaatgttttgaGGAAAGGTCCATGGTTTGTCGGAGaccattttctttctattaGACCTTGGGAGCCGGACTTTAAGCCTGCCTTAGCAAGTGTTTCATCCATCGCTGTTTGGATTAGATTAAATGAGCTTCCCATTGAATATTACAATGCAGAGGCGCTGCAACTAATTGGGAAAGCCATTGGAAATGTCCTCCGTATAGATACCTTTACGGCGTCGGAAACTAGAGGTCGGTTTGCAAGGCTGTGTGTGCAAGTTGATGTGGAAAAACCTCTAGCTACTGCTATTATGATAGGAAAGCTGGAGCAACAGATTTGTTATGAAGGAATCCAAAAAATGTGCTTTGAGTGTGGTCGTTTAGGTCATAGTAAGGAGCATTGCCCTCATGTTGTCCGACAAGGACCGTCGTACTCGGAGGCCGGATTGAAGGAGGCGGGTGAGACGTGTTTTAGCTCACGGTTTGTGCATGGTCCTGACGAAGCAAGGCGTGGGGAGGGGACCAGTGGTGTGATGCGTGATTCTGAGCAAAGTACTGAGCAGGAGGATGTGCGAGAGGGGGTGTACGGGCCTTGGATTGTAGTAGAGCGCAGAAAAAATAGTACAAAACCGTTGAGGAGTGGTGGGATTGTGCCACGGCAAGGGAATGGTTTAAATACCAGAACAAGTGATTACGTGGAGAAGGGAGCTGCAGATCGGGCTGCTGGGATTGATGGGTCTAATAGAGAGTCCAAAAGGAAGATGGCGTCTTAG
- the LOC126701483 gene encoding ubiquitin-conjugating enzyme E2 27 gives MIDFGRVQKELQECSRDMAASGIKVSPKSDNLARLVGTIPGPIGTPYEGGTFQIDISLPDGYPFEPPKMQFATKVWHPNISSQSGAICLDILKDQWSPALTLKTALLSVQALLSAPEPDDPQDAVVAQQYIREYQTFLGTARYWTESFAKASSLGVEEKVQRLLEMGFAEPHVRSALEAVGGDENLALEKLCSS, from the exons ATGATAGACTTTGGCAGAGTGCAAAAGGAGCTACAAGAATGTAGCAGAGACATGGCGGCATCAGGAATCAAAGTGAGCCCAAAAAGCGACAATCTTGCTCGTCTCGTTGGAACCATTCCTGGACCCATTGGTACTCCTTATGAAGGGGGTACCTTCCAAATCGATATCTCTTTGCCAG ATGGGTACCCTTTTGAGCCTCCAAAAATGCAGTTTGCAACCAAAGTTTG GCACCCCAATATCAGCAGTCAAAGTGGAGCAATTTGCCTTGACATTTTGAAGGACCAATGGAGTCCAGCATTAACTCTGAAGACAGCACTTCTTTCAGTACAAGCACTGCTCTCTGCCCCTGAACCTGATGACCCTCAAGATGCCGTGGTAGCACAACAG TACATTAGGGAATATCAAACCTTTCTCGGCACAGCTCGTTACTGGACAGAATCTTTTGCAAAGGCATCATCTCTTGGAGTTGAGGAAAAG GTGCAAAGACTTCTGGAGATGGGCTTTGCTGAACCTCATGTTAGAAGTGCTCTGGAAGCTGTTGGTGGTGATGAAAACTTGGCTCTTGAAAAGCTGTGCTCTAGCTAG